One window of the Manihot esculenta cultivar AM560-2 chromosome 14, M.esculenta_v8, whole genome shotgun sequence genome contains the following:
- the LOC110599666 gene encoding nuclear transcription factor Y subunit A-1 isoform X1 produces MQSKSQSANPLEPDPRVIQPCAVHSEPWWRSIGFNTVSSAVPAGNTSNLSSPDGPNGSLSNDDQSLSNGGVNEDDDDASKESQATASSQSVSVANCGQGNKSLHHLASSMTTMHDECLTQPPQLELVGHSIACASNPYQDPYYSGMMAAYGHQPMSYPHLIGLHHARMPLPQEVAQEPVYVNAKQYQGILRRRQARAKAELEKKLIKARKPYLHESRHQHAMRRARGTGGRFAKKIHADASNNTTEGTSNDPGPVLSSQSGSGSSSISEPLPSDSADRWIFPHGEQGTIASQVLVTSEAKNHVHGGTFYLKHNGLQTLTHHSLAGEKGEEGDCSGQQRGSISSNQASQRPLSIQ; encoded by the exons ATGCAGTCAAAATCTCAAAGTGCCAATCCATTGGAGCCAGACCCACGTGTCATTCAACCATGTGCTGTTCATTCTGAGCCTTGGTGGCGCAGTATTGGTTTTAATACCGTGTCTTCAGCTGTGCCAGCGGGGAACACATCCAATTTGTCTTCACCTGATGGCCCAAATGGTTCACTGTCAAATGATGATCAGTCACTGTCAAATGGAGGAGTGaatgaggatgatgatgatgctAGCAAAGAATCACAGGCCACCGCATCTTCACAATCAG TTTCAGTTGCAAATTGTGGACAAGGAAACAAAAGTCTTCACCATCTTGCTTCAAGTATGACTACAATGCATGATGAGTGCCTGACACAACCTCCACAGCTTGAACTTGTTGGTCACTCTATT GCATGTGCATCAAATCCATACCAGGATCCATATTACAGTGGAATGATGGCAGCTTATGGGCATCAACCTATG AGTTATCCTCATCTCATAGGACTGCATCATGCAAGAATGCCTTTACCCCAAGAGGTGGCCCAGGAACCTGTTTATGTAAATGCCAAACAATACCAAGGGATTCTGAGGAGAAGACAGGCACGGGCAAAAGCGGAGCTTGAGAAGAAGCTGATAAAAGCTAGAAAG ccaTATCTTCATGAGTCTCGCCACCAGCATGCTATGAGAAGGGCTAGGGGTACTGGAGGACGTTTTGCGAAGAAAATTCATGCAGATGCTTCCAACAATACCACAGAAGGAACGAGCAATGATCCTGGTCCAGTCCTTTCATCTCAGTCTGGCTCTGGCAGTTCATCAATTTCTGAGCCATTGCCTTCAGATTCTGCTGACAGGTGGATTTTCCCCCATGGTGAACAAGGGACAATAGCATCACAAGTTCTCGTAACTTCTGAAGCTAAAAACCATGTACATGGAGGCACCTTCTACCTCAAACACAATGGCTTACAAACCTTGACACATCACTCACTTGCAGGGGAAAAGGGGGAGGAGGGAGACTGTTCAGGCCAACAACGGGGGAGCATTTCCTCAAATCAGGCCTCACAGAGGCCGCTTTCTATCCAGTGA
- the LOC110599666 gene encoding nuclear transcription factor Y subunit A-1 isoform X2 — MQSKSQSANPLEPDPRVIQPCAVHSEPWWRSIGFNTVSSAVPAGNTSNLSSPDGPNGSLSNDDQSLSNGGVNEDDDDASKESQATASSQSVANCGQGNKSLHHLASSMTTMHDECLTQPPQLELVGHSIACASNPYQDPYYSGMMAAYGHQPMSYPHLIGLHHARMPLPQEVAQEPVYVNAKQYQGILRRRQARAKAELEKKLIKARKPYLHESRHQHAMRRARGTGGRFAKKIHADASNNTTEGTSNDPGPVLSSQSGSGSSSISEPLPSDSADRWIFPHGEQGTIASQVLVTSEAKNHVHGGTFYLKHNGLQTLTHHSLAGEKGEEGDCSGQQRGSISSNQASQRPLSIQ, encoded by the exons ATGCAGTCAAAATCTCAAAGTGCCAATCCATTGGAGCCAGACCCACGTGTCATTCAACCATGTGCTGTTCATTCTGAGCCTTGGTGGCGCAGTATTGGTTTTAATACCGTGTCTTCAGCTGTGCCAGCGGGGAACACATCCAATTTGTCTTCACCTGATGGCCCAAATGGTTCACTGTCAAATGATGATCAGTCACTGTCAAATGGAGGAGTGaatgaggatgatgatgatgctAGCAAAGAATCACAGGCCACCGCATCTTCACAATCAG TTGCAAATTGTGGACAAGGAAACAAAAGTCTTCACCATCTTGCTTCAAGTATGACTACAATGCATGATGAGTGCCTGACACAACCTCCACAGCTTGAACTTGTTGGTCACTCTATT GCATGTGCATCAAATCCATACCAGGATCCATATTACAGTGGAATGATGGCAGCTTATGGGCATCAACCTATG AGTTATCCTCATCTCATAGGACTGCATCATGCAAGAATGCCTTTACCCCAAGAGGTGGCCCAGGAACCTGTTTATGTAAATGCCAAACAATACCAAGGGATTCTGAGGAGAAGACAGGCACGGGCAAAAGCGGAGCTTGAGAAGAAGCTGATAAAAGCTAGAAAG ccaTATCTTCATGAGTCTCGCCACCAGCATGCTATGAGAAGGGCTAGGGGTACTGGAGGACGTTTTGCGAAGAAAATTCATGCAGATGCTTCCAACAATACCACAGAAGGAACGAGCAATGATCCTGGTCCAGTCCTTTCATCTCAGTCTGGCTCTGGCAGTTCATCAATTTCTGAGCCATTGCCTTCAGATTCTGCTGACAGGTGGATTTTCCCCCATGGTGAACAAGGGACAATAGCATCACAAGTTCTCGTAACTTCTGAAGCTAAAAACCATGTACATGGAGGCACCTTCTACCTCAAACACAATGGCTTACAAACCTTGACACATCACTCACTTGCAGGGGAAAAGGGGGAGGAGGGAGACTGTTCAGGCCAACAACGGGGGAGCATTTCCTCAAATCAGGCCTCACAGAGGCCGCTTTCTATCCAGTGA
- the LOC110599665 gene encoding uncharacterized protein LOC110599665 has protein sequence MKKPGGAEKKRVRRSSGAVHNGARDPNSVTLPRKQSAKKDVFQLFAEKVRDHKDLVSRWAVLQETRVEYFRGKDFVSFLKNHPELKDILESNKSLEVEEIANTLLRKHLLVRCDRVVKTARPGKKKVWPAHLEIFPDQVFSENDAFFAWTFVKRQPLWQTLLSFFWPVLTLAICLFPVYPHRCKLLILYSCAGVLLLILSLLLLRATIFGVLYIILGKRVWFFPNILAEEATLGELFRFCPKKDEEERPKWTARLFYAVVAVMVILLLRHHAPDEAARARYQKRMSNIIDDVLEWSPGLALSGMMEKQQTVVNATEPNNSFADGSKTNSEHLNPSWDEVLGNIEDMHQPQHQDHI, from the exons ATGAAGAAACCAGGAGGGGCAGAAAAGAAAAGGGTGCGAAGATCATCAGGAGCTGTACACAACGGCGCCCGAGATCCTAATTCCGTTACCCTTCCTAGG aaaCAATCCGCAAAGAAGGATGTGTTTCAGTTGTTTGCTGAGAAGGTGAGAGACCACAAAGATTTGGTTTCTCGTTGGGCTGTTTTGCAGGAGACACGTGTTGAATATTTTAGAGGGAAGGATTTTGTAAGTTTCCTGAAAAATCATCCAGAGCTCAAAGATATATTGGAATCAAATAAAAGTTTAGAGGTTGAAGAGATTGCTAATACTTTGTTAAGAAAGCATCTTCTAGTGCGATGTGATCGTGTGGTGAAAACAGCTCGTCCAGGGAAGAAAAAGGTCTGGCCAGCTCATTTAGAGATTTTCCCT GATCAAGTATTCTCAGAAAATGATGCCTTTTTTGCATGGACATTTGTGAAACGGCAACCACTGTGGCAGACACTTCTCTCATTTTTTTGGCCAGTGTTGACTTTAGCAATTTGCCTGTTTCCTGTATACCCCCATCGGTGCAAGCTTCTGATTCTCTACTCATGTGCAGGGGTCCTTTTACTTATTCTCTCCCTGCTTTTAT TAAGAGCCACAATATTTGGTGTTCTATATATCATTCTTGGAAAGCGTGTTTGGTTCTTCCCCAACATCCTTGCTGAAGAGGCCACATTAGGAGAACTATTCCGTTTCTGTCCTAAAAAAGATGAGGAGGAACGACCCAAGTGGACGGCAAGGCTTTTCTATGCAGTAGTAGCTGTGATGGTCATATTACTGTTGAGACATCATGCCCCTGATGAGGCAGCTAGAGCAAG GTATCAAAAACGAATGTCCAACATCATCGATGATGTTCTTGAGTGGTCTCCAGGGCTTGCGCTGTCTGGGATGATGGAGAAACAGCAAACTGTGGTTAACGCCACAGAGCCCAACAACAGTTTTGCGGATGGGAGCAAGACAAATTCAGAGCATTTGAATCCATCCTGGGATGAGGTACTCGGAAACATAGAGGACATGCATCAACCGCAGCATCAAGatcatatataa